Proteins co-encoded in one Prescottella sp. R16 genomic window:
- a CDS encoding amidohydrolase → MTGPDRVFVNGVVRTMSAGEAAATAPTAVACAAGRFVAVGTDAEILALAGDTAEVVDLGGATVVPGFIETHLHPLMWGLMLAGVDATTRACPTVDAVVAALAARAAETPEGTLIEAWGFDDSLVAEDRGLTAQDLDRASTRHPIMVRHTSNHGIYLNSVALAEAGVEAHTPDPEGGVIVRFEDGTPTGELRELPAMSMFGGLMPSADLESACRAMLRAQAEMAKVGVTSYHDLLVPAHLYPAYRRLDLDGRLQLRARLYLHADAADQLDDIGDATPHLEIGGVKLVSDGSIQLHTAALTEPYHDLGGCHCGEMAIASGDLDRLVAENHGAGRSVAIHTNGDRAIDLCLDAIEKARAAHPEQDVAHRLEHVQTLRDDQIRRMTELGVSASIFVNHVYYWGDRHRDRYLGPGRGERISPVASVAAAGLPYALHCDCPVTPVDPLFTMNTAVHRVTRDGHVLGAQERVSTRQALAGYTSEAARITREDGVKGRIEPGLWADFVVLDGDPLTDPDQADPVGDLSALHVLRTVVGGDTVYQA, encoded by the coding sequence ATGACCGGCCCCGACCGCGTGTTCGTCAACGGAGTCGTCCGCACCATGTCCGCGGGAGAGGCGGCCGCGACTGCGCCGACCGCCGTGGCGTGCGCGGCGGGGAGGTTCGTTGCCGTGGGTACCGACGCGGAGATCCTGGCGCTGGCCGGTGACACCGCCGAGGTCGTCGACCTCGGCGGAGCCACCGTCGTGCCGGGTTTCATCGAGACGCATCTGCACCCGCTGATGTGGGGGCTGATGCTCGCCGGTGTCGACGCGACCACCCGAGCCTGCCCCACGGTCGACGCGGTCGTGGCCGCGCTGGCGGCACGCGCTGCCGAGACACCCGAGGGCACGCTGATCGAGGCCTGGGGTTTCGACGACTCCCTCGTCGCGGAGGACCGTGGACTGACCGCCCAGGACCTCGACCGAGCGTCCACCCGGCACCCGATCATGGTGCGGCACACCTCGAACCACGGCATCTACCTCAACTCCGTGGCACTGGCCGAGGCCGGTGTCGAGGCGCACACCCCGGACCCGGAGGGCGGCGTCATCGTCCGCTTCGAGGACGGTACCCCCACCGGTGAGCTGCGTGAGCTGCCCGCGATGTCTATGTTCGGCGGACTGATGCCGTCGGCCGACCTCGAGAGCGCCTGCCGCGCGATGCTGCGCGCGCAGGCCGAGATGGCGAAGGTCGGCGTCACGAGTTACCACGATCTGCTCGTCCCCGCGCACCTGTACCCGGCCTACCGCCGGCTCGACCTGGACGGCCGATTGCAGTTGCGCGCCCGGCTCTATCTCCACGCCGATGCCGCCGACCAGCTGGACGACATCGGCGATGCCACGCCACATCTGGAGATCGGCGGTGTGAAGCTCGTCTCCGACGGGTCCATCCAGCTGCACACCGCGGCGCTGACGGAGCCGTACCACGACCTCGGCGGTTGTCATTGTGGCGAGATGGCGATCGCGTCCGGAGACCTCGACCGTCTGGTCGCCGAAAACCATGGGGCAGGACGGTCGGTGGCGATCCACACCAACGGCGACCGGGCCATCGACCTGTGTCTCGATGCCATCGAGAAGGCCCGGGCCGCACACCCGGAACAGGATGTCGCGCACCGCCTCGAGCACGTGCAGACCCTGCGCGACGACCAGATCCGGCGTATGACCGAGCTCGGCGTGTCCGCGTCGATCTTCGTCAATCACGTCTACTACTGGGGAGACCGGCACCGCGACCGCTACCTCGGGCCCGGACGCGGCGAGCGCATCAGCCCCGTCGCGTCGGTCGCCGCCGCCGGGCTGCCCTACGCGCTGCACTGCGACTGCCCCGTCACGCCCGTCGATCCGCTGTTCACGATGAACACCGCGGTACACCGCGTCACCCGCGACGGCCACGTCCTCGGTGCCCAGGAGCGTGTCAGCACCCGCCAGGCACTTGCCGGCTACACCAGCGAGGCTGCTCGGATCACCCGCGAGGACGGCGTCAAGGGGCGGATCGAACCGGGATTGTGGGCCGATTTCGTGGTGCTCGACGGCGACCCCCTCACCGACCCGGACCAGGCCGACCCGGTCGGCGATCTGTCCGCACTGCACGTCCTGCGCACCGTCGTGGGCGGCGACACGGTCTACCAAGCCTGA
- a CDS encoding arylsulfatase, translated as MSDSVLNAHSFAGTVTENLATATPAWPSRPRPDGAPDVVVMIVDDMGYSDIGPFGSEIPTPHLDAVAAEGARLTDFHVTPTCSPTRASLMTGCNSHAVGMGAVANVDTGFPGYAAELPAHQPTIAETFRTAGYSTMAIGKWHMCREQDMHAAGDRHSWPLQRGFDQYYGFLEAQANLHGPAQLYEGNNPVHVTEYPEGYYLTDDLTDRAVSMIAESHASDPNKPLLMYYAHAAVHAPMHIKPGTADKFRGRYDAGWEQIRAARRARQDELGVIPADVGTAPLDDPTGYDVPEWESLSEDGKRLAARHMENYAAMIETIDESVGRIRDVLRRCGRLENTIFVFLSDNGASGGGGGDVGVINHLANLNRTHTPSTEQRVAEEIGRLDDIGGPTTWPQYATAWATVANTPFRRHKFSTYRGGHQVSFLMSWPAGLGEIAGGIRHQYAHVTDLLPTIAELAGVPVATTRHGLDARPLDGTSMVAALRDPDAPSSHGDQYYECLGERAYYAGDWEAVALRTPMTPFSQDRWALYDVANDPIQLTDVAAENPDRVKELASDWEDAAARNQVYPMANGSPLHWFQRDPDEERLACETVLLPETPPLERFRASQLIDGRSFAVDVTLGENGYRAGDEGVLLAHGGQEAGYVLYVRGGALHLEQNAWGRTITADSAPIPPGARTIRLRVDAPGKHRWVAALEIDGTVVREGVELLQLSWLVPFSGLSAGTMYRSPVSWQLYRDHGMFPYTGGWERIVVRPGEYAPDAPAVMLDAIRKMGAATQ; from the coding sequence ATGTCAGACAGTGTCTTAAATGCGCATTCGTTCGCCGGAACCGTCACCGAGAACCTCGCCACCGCGACCCCGGCGTGGCCGTCCCGGCCGCGACCGGACGGCGCGCCGGACGTCGTCGTCATGATCGTCGACGACATGGGGTATTCCGATATCGGCCCGTTCGGTTCGGAGATCCCCACCCCGCACCTGGACGCGGTCGCCGCAGAGGGGGCGCGGCTCACCGACTTCCACGTCACCCCCACGTGCTCGCCGACACGGGCGTCACTGATGACGGGGTGTAATTCGCATGCCGTCGGGATGGGTGCGGTCGCCAACGTGGACACCGGTTTCCCCGGTTACGCCGCCGAACTCCCTGCACATCAGCCGACGATCGCCGAGACGTTCCGTACCGCGGGGTATTCGACGATGGCGATCGGCAAGTGGCACATGTGCCGGGAGCAGGACATGCATGCGGCGGGGGACCGGCATTCGTGGCCGTTGCAGCGTGGTTTCGACCAGTACTACGGGTTCCTCGAGGCTCAGGCGAACCTGCACGGGCCGGCGCAGTTGTACGAGGGCAACAATCCGGTGCACGTCACGGAGTACCCGGAGGGCTACTACCTCACCGACGACCTGACCGATCGTGCGGTGTCGATGATCGCCGAGTCGCACGCGTCGGATCCGAACAAGCCGCTGCTGATGTACTACGCGCATGCGGCGGTGCATGCCCCGATGCACATCAAACCCGGTACAGCCGACAAGTTCCGGGGCCGCTACGACGCCGGCTGGGAGCAGATCCGGGCCGCGCGCCGGGCCCGTCAGGACGAGCTCGGGGTGATCCCGGCAGATGTGGGGACCGCACCGCTCGACGATCCGACCGGCTACGACGTCCCGGAGTGGGAGTCGTTGTCGGAGGACGGGAAACGTCTCGCGGCCCGGCACATGGAGAACTATGCGGCGATGATCGAGACGATCGACGAGTCGGTCGGCCGGATCCGGGACGTGTTGCGCCGGTGCGGGCGTCTGGAGAACACGATCTTCGTGTTCCTCAGCGACAACGGTGCCTCCGGTGGCGGCGGCGGGGACGTCGGCGTGATCAACCACCTGGCGAACCTGAACCGCACGCACACCCCGTCCACCGAGCAGCGGGTCGCCGAGGAGATCGGCCGGCTCGACGACATCGGCGGCCCGACGACGTGGCCGCAGTACGCGACGGCGTGGGCGACGGTGGCGAACACCCCGTTCCGGCGGCACAAGTTCAGCACCTACCGGGGCGGTCACCAGGTGTCGTTCCTGATGTCGTGGCCGGCGGGACTGGGGGAGATCGCGGGCGGGATCCGGCACCAGTACGCGCACGTCACCGACCTGTTGCCGACGATCGCGGAACTGGCAGGGGTGCCCGTCGCGACCACCCGGCACGGTCTGGACGCCCGCCCGCTCGACGGGACCTCGATGGTGGCGGCGCTGCGGGACCCGGATGCGCCCAGCAGTCACGGCGACCAGTACTACGAGTGCCTCGGCGAGCGCGCCTACTACGCGGGAGACTGGGAGGCGGTGGCACTCCGCACGCCGATGACTCCGTTCTCCCAGGATCGGTGGGCGCTCTACGATGTGGCGAACGATCCGATCCAGCTGACCGACGTCGCCGCCGAGAACCCAGATCGGGTCAAGGAACTGGCCTCGGACTGGGAGGACGCGGCGGCCCGTAATCAGGTGTATCCGATGGCCAACGGCAGCCCTCTGCACTGGTTCCAGCGGGACCCGGACGAGGAACGACTGGCCTGTGAGACGGTGCTGTTGCCGGAAACGCCTCCACTGGAACGGTTCCGGGCGAGCCAGCTGATCGACGGACGCTCGTTCGCCGTCGACGTGACGTTGGGGGAGAACGGCTACCGGGCCGGGGACGAGGGTGTTCTGCTCGCCCACGGTGGACAGGAGGCCGGCTACGTCCTCTACGTCCGCGGCGGTGCGCTGCACCTCGAGCAGAACGCGTGGGGTCGCACGATCACCGCGGACTCGGCACCGATCCCGCCGGGCGCCCGAACGATCCGGTTGCGCGTCGACGCCCCCGGCAAGCATCGCTGGGTCGCGGCCCTCGAGATCGACGGGACCGTCGTCCGTGAGGGTGTCGAACTGCTGCAGCTGTCGTGGCTGGTGCCGTTCAGCGGTCTGAGCGCCGGCACGATGTACCGCTCACCGGTGTCGTGGCAGCTGTACCGCGACCACGGCATGTTCCCGTACACGGGGGGCTGGGAGCGAATCGTCGTGCGCCCGGGCGAGTACGCCCCCGACGCCCCCGCAGTGATGCTCGATGCGATCCGCAAGATGGGCGCGGCGACGCAGTAG
- a CDS encoding lipid-transfer protein, which produces MSGLSGKASIVGIGATDFSKDSGRSELRLAAEAVNAALADAGLEPADVDGLVSFTMDTNIEIAVARAVGIPELKFFSRIHYGGGAACATIQQAALAVAGGVADVVVAYRAFNERSGHRFGQVDSGLVNQVNSSGADYAFSYPHGLSTPAGSVAMMARRYMHQYGATSEDFGRIAVADRKHAATNPNAFFYGKPITLEDHQNSRFIAEPLHLLDCCQESDGGIAIVVVSAERAKDLRQKPVSIAAAAQGSAKDQYTMMSYYRPDLACIPEMELVGNQLWEQSGLRPQDMDMAVLYDHFTPYVLMQLEDLGFCGRGEAKDFVRQPGALEVGGALPLNTHGGQLGEAYIHGMNGIAEGVRQIRGTSVNQVPDARQVLVTAGTGVPTSGLVLTA; this is translated from the coding sequence GTGAGCGGACTGTCCGGCAAGGCGTCGATCGTCGGTATCGGCGCCACCGACTTCTCGAAGGATTCGGGGCGCAGCGAGCTGCGTCTGGCCGCGGAGGCGGTGAACGCGGCACTCGCCGACGCGGGCCTCGAGCCCGCCGACGTCGACGGGCTCGTGTCGTTCACGATGGACACCAACATCGAGATCGCGGTCGCGCGGGCGGTCGGGATCCCGGAGCTGAAGTTCTTCTCCCGCATCCACTACGGCGGTGGCGCGGCCTGCGCGACGATCCAGCAGGCGGCGCTCGCGGTCGCGGGCGGTGTCGCCGACGTCGTCGTCGCGTACCGGGCGTTCAACGAACGGTCCGGGCACCGGTTCGGCCAGGTCGACTCCGGTCTGGTGAACCAGGTGAACTCGTCGGGCGCGGACTACGCGTTCTCGTACCCGCACGGGCTGAGCACCCCGGCCGGCAGTGTCGCGATGATGGCCCGCCGGTACATGCACCAGTACGGCGCCACCAGTGAGGATTTCGGCCGGATCGCGGTCGCCGACCGCAAGCACGCGGCCACCAATCCGAACGCGTTCTTCTACGGCAAGCCGATCACCCTCGAGGACCACCAGAATTCGCGGTTCATCGCCGAACCGCTGCATCTGCTGGACTGCTGTCAGGAGTCGGACGGCGGCATCGCGATCGTGGTGGTGTCGGCGGAGCGGGCGAAGGACCTGAGGCAGAAGCCGGTCTCGATCGCGGCCGCGGCGCAGGGCAGCGCCAAGGACCAGTACACGATGATGAGCTACTACCGGCCCGACCTCGCGTGCATCCCCGAGATGGAACTGGTCGGCAACCAGCTGTGGGAGCAGTCCGGCCTGCGCCCGCAGGACATGGACATGGCGGTGCTGTACGACCACTTCACCCCGTACGTGCTCATGCAGCTCGAGGATCTCGGATTCTGCGGGCGCGGCGAGGCGAAGGACTTCGTGCGGCAGCCCGGTGCGCTCGAGGTCGGCGGCGCACTGCCGCTCAACACCCACGGCGGCCAACTCGGCGAGGCGTACATCCACGGGATGAACGGCATCGCCGAAGGTGTCCGCCAGATCCGCGGTACCTCCGTCAACCAGGTGCCCGACGCCCGCCAGGTGCTCGTCACCGCCGGCACCGGTGTTCCCACCTCGGGTCTGGTGCTGACGGCGTAG
- a CDS encoding thiolase family protein, with protein MRETYIAGVGMTPIVSQTTTPAPLQGGQALGVALADSGLDWNEVGVLVVGAIGTDMSAAPSVLHEMGWTGIPTYAIENASATGTAAFEQARYAVASGMVETAAVVGIGSLGALLMSRAAEEERDPDLISVSGMSVPAVPFALMKQARMHRYGESADAGLLVVEKNLYNASRNPMAQRSKALTMDELRASPMLVDPLRRVESCPIGDGAAAAIITSRKPSNGVRAVRIAAAVAESDRWHSAGAFMPDLTVTKRTSAKAFAQSGITPDQLDVVEVHEAFSVEELQYIEDLGLAPEGKASIAMADGDFHIGGRVAVSPSGGLIGRGHPGGATGMSQFVEIVQQIRGQSGERQHPNARIGFAHMIGAGGVNYAHIMVGDD; from the coding sequence ATGCGTGAGACCTACATCGCAGGCGTCGGCATGACCCCTATCGTCTCGCAGACCACGACCCCAGCCCCTCTCCAGGGTGGGCAGGCACTCGGAGTCGCGCTCGCCGACTCGGGCCTGGACTGGAACGAGGTCGGCGTACTCGTCGTCGGCGCCATCGGCACGGACATGTCGGCGGCACCCTCGGTTCTCCACGAGATGGGCTGGACCGGCATCCCGACGTATGCCATCGAAAATGCCTCTGCCACAGGCACTGCCGCTTTCGAGCAGGCCCGGTATGCCGTCGCGTCCGGCATGGTCGAGACTGCGGCGGTGGTCGGCATCGGCAGTCTCGGCGCCCTCCTGATGAGCCGCGCCGCCGAGGAGGAACGCGATCCGGACCTGATCTCGGTGTCCGGCATGTCCGTGCCCGCGGTGCCGTTCGCGTTGATGAAGCAGGCGCGCATGCACCGATACGGCGAGTCCGCCGATGCCGGTCTGCTCGTGGTGGAGAAGAACCTGTACAACGCCAGCCGTAACCCGATGGCGCAGCGCAGCAAGGCCCTCACCATGGACGAGCTCCGGGCCTCCCCGATGCTGGTGGACCCCCTGCGCCGAGTCGAATCCTGCCCGATCGGCGACGGCGCGGCAGCCGCGATCATCACGAGCCGAAAGCCCTCGAACGGAGTCCGCGCGGTCCGGATCGCCGCCGCGGTCGCCGAATCCGACAGGTGGCACAGCGCGGGCGCATTCATGCCGGATCTGACGGTCACCAAGCGGACCTCGGCGAAGGCCTTCGCGCAGTCCGGTATCACGCCGGACCAGCTCGACGTCGTCGAAGTGCACGAGGCGTTCAGCGTCGAGGAGCTGCAGTACATCGAGGATCTGGGTCTCGCACCCGAAGGCAAGGCGTCCATCGCAATGGCCGACGGGGACTTCCACATCGGCGGCCGTGTCGCGGTCAGCCCCAGTGGCGGCCTCATCGGCCGCGGCCATCCCGGCGGCGCAACCGGCATGTCGCAGTTCGTCGAGATCGTCCAGCAGATTCGCGGGCAGTCCGGCGAGCGCCAGCACCCGAACGCCCGGATCGGTTTCGCGCACATGATCGGGGCCGGTGGCGTGAACTACGCGCACATCATGGTCGGCGACGACTAG
- a CDS encoding ketopantoate reductase family protein, with protein sequence MNRIAVVGAGSLGAITGALIADQGRNIELIDTNRAHVDAMNENGVRITGALDRVIPVDAKLPDQLNGVYDLVFLLTKQTATESALTSISPFLSSDSIVCTLQNGTPEDKVASIVGVERTVAGNVQFAAIWREPGVCELSSTLEVTRAHAFDLGELDGSHSERIGEIAEILSAVGQCSISSNITGMKWSKLVVNSMFSGLSAALGCDMTPVIDDPTLIEIALRVAEESIRTGWAHGITVDDVFGRPAERFTEASGQAHDENAEFLVRILMQHPHAEASMLQDLRKGIPTERDFINGRVLEVAAKHGVDVPFNQALYRLITEAEESRTVPDFATNRNVLHDLLT encoded by the coding sequence ATGAACCGAATCGCGGTAGTCGGTGCCGGGTCGCTGGGCGCCATCACGGGTGCGCTCATTGCCGACCAGGGCAGGAACATCGAGCTGATCGACACGAACAGAGCCCATGTCGATGCCATGAACGAGAACGGTGTGAGAATCACCGGAGCACTCGACAGGGTCATCCCTGTCGATGCGAAGCTGCCTGATCAACTGAACGGTGTGTACGACCTGGTCTTCCTGCTGACCAAGCAGACGGCAACGGAAAGCGCTCTCACCAGCATCTCGCCGTTCCTCTCGAGCGACAGCATCGTGTGCACACTCCAGAACGGAACACCTGAGGACAAGGTCGCTTCGATCGTCGGAGTGGAACGCACGGTTGCCGGCAACGTTCAGTTCGCCGCCATCTGGAGGGAGCCCGGGGTGTGTGAGCTCTCCAGCACCCTCGAAGTGACACGCGCGCACGCCTTCGACCTCGGAGAACTCGATGGCTCTCACAGCGAGCGCATCGGCGAGATCGCCGAGATCCTCTCTGCCGTCGGACAATGCTCCATCTCGAGCAACATCACCGGAATGAAATGGTCGAAGCTGGTCGTCAATTCGATGTTCAGCGGTCTGTCCGCCGCTCTCGGCTGTGACATGACGCCGGTCATCGACGATCCCACGTTGATCGAGATCGCTCTTCGCGTTGCCGAGGAGTCGATCCGAACCGGCTGGGCACACGGGATCACGGTCGACGACGTCTTCGGCCGGCCCGCCGAACGGTTCACCGAAGCGAGCGGGCAGGCACACGACGAGAACGCCGAGTTCTTGGTTCGCATCCTGATGCAGCATCCGCACGCCGAAGCGAGCATGCTGCAGGACCTCAGGAAAGGCATTCCGACCGAACGAGACTTCATCAACGGCCGGGTCCTCGAGGTAGCGGCGAAGCATGGCGTCGACGTGCCGTTCAACCAGGCCCTGTACCGGCTCATCACCGAAGCGGAAGAGTCGCGCACCGTCCCCGACTTCGCGACGAACCGGAACGTTCTCCACGACCTGCTCACCTGA
- a CDS encoding MaoC family dehydratase, protein MSPVTPVTPLKPPVVEVGDTLPTLVVEGTPTFVVSTALATRDFQDVHHDRDLAQQRGSKDIFVNILTDTGLVQRYVTDWAGQRAVIKSIQLRLGVPWYAYDTLTLTGAVEAIDDDGLVTLAVVGVDSLGKHITSTVTLVMDGSINVGSGS, encoded by the coding sequence ATGAGCCCTGTGACTCCCGTGACCCCGCTGAAGCCGCCGGTCGTCGAGGTGGGCGACACCCTGCCCACCCTGGTCGTCGAGGGCACGCCGACGTTCGTCGTGTCGACGGCGTTGGCCACCCGCGACTTCCAGGACGTGCACCACGACCGGGATCTCGCGCAGCAGCGCGGCTCGAAGGACATCTTCGTCAACATCCTCACCGACACCGGTCTGGTGCAGCGGTACGTCACCGACTGGGCCGGGCAGCGTGCGGTGATCAAGTCGATCCAGCTGCGCCTCGGGGTGCCGTGGTACGCGTACGACACCCTCACCCTCACCGGCGCCGTCGAGGCGATCGACGACGACGGTCTGGTCACCCTCGCGGTCGTCGGCGTCGACTCGCTGGGCAAGCACATCACCTCCACCGTCACGCTCGTGATGGACGGTTCGATCAATGTGGGGAGCGGCTCGTGA
- a CDS encoding enoyl-CoA hydratase-related protein — protein MHGGVSQFMAVRIENPSAGTRLLIIDRPERRNALDRGAYRALAAAIEETDHDPDVRAIVITGSGGVFTSGNDIADFQEPAEPGAPGEGAAMTFLRALALARKPILAAVEGFAVGIGTTMLLHCDLAFAGSGTRFRVPFVPLGLSPEGGSSYLLPQVAGLKRATELLLLGDEFDADEAAEAGLINRVVEKGRALEVALDRASRLAAAPAESVALTKMLLRRPHLETVLETLDVESEHFAERRRSDEAQAAFARFRSK, from the coding sequence ATGCATGGAGGCGTGAGTCAGTTCATGGCAGTACGAATCGAAAACCCCAGCGCTGGAACGCGTCTGCTGATCATCGACAGGCCGGAGCGGCGTAACGCGCTCGACCGCGGCGCCTATCGTGCGCTCGCGGCTGCGATCGAGGAGACGGACCACGACCCCGATGTGCGGGCGATCGTCATCACCGGTTCGGGTGGGGTGTTCACCAGCGGAAACGACATCGCCGACTTCCAGGAACCGGCTGAACCCGGAGCGCCCGGGGAAGGTGCGGCGATGACGTTTCTGCGGGCGCTGGCCCTTGCACGCAAACCGATCCTCGCGGCCGTCGAAGGCTTCGCCGTGGGCATCGGCACCACGATGCTGCTGCATTGCGATCTCGCCTTCGCCGGCAGCGGCACCAGATTCCGGGTTCCGTTCGTGCCGTTGGGATTGTCCCCGGAAGGTGGATCCAGCTACCTGCTTCCACAGGTGGCCGGGCTCAAGCGAGCTACGGAACTGCTCCTGCTCGGCGACGAGTTCGATGCCGACGAAGCCGCCGAGGCCGGGCTGATCAACCGAGTGGTCGAGAAGGGGCGGGCACTCGAAGTGGCGCTCGATCGGGCGAGTCGTCTGGCAGCGGCGCCGGCCGAATCCGTTGCGTTGACCAAGATGTTGCTGCGTCGCCCGCATCTCGAGACCGTGCTCGAAACACTGGACGTGGAGTCCGAGCACTTCGCCGAGCGACGACGATCCGACGAAGCACAGGCCGCCTTCGCCCGCTTCCGAAGCAAGTGA
- a CDS encoding bifunctional MaoC family dehydratase N-terminal/OB-fold nucleic acid binding domain-containing protein gives MTDILAAAQQVRDGGASRARAGRDPINLPMIRNWVEAIGDTNPIYVDEEAAVAAGHGGLVAPPAMAQVWTMRGLGAVREADDPLGRMTDILDEAGYTSVVATNCDQTYHRYLRPGEEVTIESVLEDVVGPKKTGLGEGWFFTTRNYWKVGDEVVAEMLFRILKFAPPTKTSEPDPTVARSVSGDPVDDLDGTRMMRPAASRDTQFFWDGVAAHELRLQQRPDGSLQHPPVPAVWKPKGEITDYVVASGRGTVFSFVVHHAPKVPGRSLPFVVALVELDEGVRMLGELRGVDPETVAVGQRVEVDFLDFPADPDDETKGPWTLYAWRAVEENR, from the coding sequence ATGACCGACATTCTCGCTGCGGCACAGCAGGTTCGGGACGGCGGTGCGAGCAGGGCCCGTGCCGGACGTGACCCGATCAACCTGCCCATGATCCGCAACTGGGTCGAGGCGATCGGCGACACCAACCCCATCTACGTGGACGAAGAAGCCGCCGTCGCAGCCGGCCACGGCGGACTCGTCGCACCGCCCGCGATGGCGCAGGTGTGGACGATGCGCGGCCTCGGTGCGGTACGCGAGGCGGACGATCCGCTGGGCCGGATGACGGACATCCTCGACGAGGCCGGGTACACGTCGGTCGTCGCCACCAACTGCGACCAGACCTACCACCGCTACCTGCGCCCCGGTGAGGAAGTGACCATCGAATCCGTCCTCGAAGACGTTGTCGGGCCGAAGAAGACCGGCCTTGGTGAGGGCTGGTTCTTCACCACCCGCAACTACTGGAAGGTCGGCGACGAGGTCGTCGCCGAAATGCTGTTCCGGATCCTCAAGTTCGCGCCGCCGACGAAGACCTCCGAACCGGATCCGACGGTCGCCCGATCGGTCAGCGGCGACCCGGTCGACGACCTCGACGGCACCCGGATGATGCGTCCGGCCGCGTCGCGGGACACCCAGTTCTTCTGGGACGGTGTCGCCGCGCACGAGCTGCGGTTGCAGCAGCGTCCCGACGGGAGCCTGCAGCATCCGCCGGTGCCGGCGGTGTGGAAACCCAAGGGGGAGATCACCGATTATGTCGTGGCCTCCGGCCGCGGCACGGTGTTCAGTTTCGTCGTGCACCATGCACCGAAGGTGCCGGGACGGTCGCTGCCGTTCGTCGTCGCGCTCGTCGAACTGGACGAGGGTGTCCGGATGCTCGGCGAACTGCGCGGCGTCGACCCCGAGACCGTCGCCGTCGGGCAGCGGGTCGAGGTGGACTTCCTCGACTTCCCGGCCGACCCGGACGACGAGACCAAGGGCCCGTGGACGTTGTACGCGTGGCGGGCCGTGGAGGAGAACCGATGA